In the Enterobacter cloacae subsp. cloacae ATCC 13047 genome, CCTGAACCACCTCTTTACCCGAACCCAGGAGATGATGAGCCGCGAGCGCCGCTTTACCTCCGATGCCGCCCACGAATTACGTAGCCCGCTGGCGGCCCTGAAGGTGCAAACCGACGTGGCGCAACTCTCTCTGGACGACCCGCAGGCGCAGGAAAAAGCGCTCTCGCAGCTCCACGCGGGGATCGACCGGGCATCCCGGCTGGTGGATCAACTCCTCACTCTCTCGCGTCTGGATTCTCTGGAAAATCTCGACGATGTCGAACCGATAAAGATGGCCGATTTACTGCAATCAGCGGTTCTGGACATCTGGCATCCGGCGCAGCAGGCGGGTATCGACCTTCGCCTGAACATCAACGCCCCGCAGGCTGAACGCACGGGTCAACCGCTGCTGTTGAGCCTGCTGGTGCGTAACCTGCTGGATAACGCCGTTCGTTACAGCCCGCGCGGCAGCGTGGTTGAGGTTACGCTGGACGCCCGTTGCTTCTCCATACGCGACAACGGACCAGGGATCGCCCCCGAGGCGTTGGCCCGTATTGGCGAGCGTTTTTATCGTCCACCCGGCCAGGATGCCACGGGCAGCGGGCTGGGATTATCGATTGTAAAACGCATTGCTGCCCTGCACGGTATGCATGTTTCACTGGATAATGCTGCGGAAGGCGGCGTTGACGTAAAGGTGTGCTGGTAAGGGATTATTGCATTTAACGCAAAAGACTTTGCACATTTTGCTCATTTTACCGTATCGCCCTCGCGCGTAGAATACTCGCCATACTCTCATCGACGAGGACAAATAATGAGCAACATTCTGATTATCAACGGTGCGAAAGAATTCGCCCACTCTAAAGGCCAGTTGAATGACACCCTGACCGAGGTCGCGGACGGCTTCCTGCGCGACGCCGGGCATGATGTTAAGGTTGTGCGCGCAGACAGCCATTACGACGTGAAAGCCGAAGTGCAGAACTTCCTGTGGGCTGACGTGGTTATCTGGCAGATGCCGGGCTGGTGGATGGGCGCACCGTGGACCGTGAAAAAATACATGGATGACGTGTTCACTGAGGGCCACGGTTCACTGTATGCCAGCGACGGCCGTACCCGTTCAGACGCGTCTAAAAAATATGGCTCAGGCGGCCTGATTCAGGGTAAGAAATATATGCTCTCCCTGACCTGGAACGCCCCGCTGGACGCGTTCACCGATAAAGATCAGTTCTTTGAAGGCGTAGGGGTAGACGGCGCATACCTGCCGTTCCACAAGGCTAACCAGTTCCTCGGCATGGACCCGCTGCCGACCTTTATCGTCAACGACGTGATTAAAATGCCTGACGTCCCGCGCTATATCGCAGAATATCGCAAGCATCTGGCTGAAATTTTTGCTTAACTGGTAACCTGGAATTAGAAGGAGTTAATTATGCTTACCGTTATTGCTGAAATCCGTACGCGTCCTGGCCAACATCACCGCCAGGCGGTGCTGGATCAGTTCGCGAAAATTATCCCAACCGTACTGCAAGAAGAAGGCTGCCACGGCTATGCGCCGATGGTTGACGCCGCAACCAACGCCAGCTTCCAGGCCACCGCGCCGGACTCCATCATCATGGTTGAGCAGTGGGAAACCGTGGCGCATCTCGAAGCGCACCTGCAGACAGCACACATGAAAGCGTGGAGCGATGCGGTAAAAGGTGACGTGCTGGAAACCCACATCCGTATTCTGGAGCAAGGGGTGTAAAACCTGCCTTCCCTCTCCTTTCGGAGAGGGAAATATCTCTGACCTGCTATGCTTATTCTGACTTCATGATTAACAGGAGGATGGAATGGGACTTTTTAACTTCGTAAAAGAAGCAGGCGAAAAGCTGTGGGACAACCTGACCGATCATAAAGGCCAGAGCGACAAAATCACCGAGCACCTCAAGAAACTCAACATTCCCGGCGCGGATAAAGTGCAGGTCAACGTTACCGACGGTAAAGCCAGCGTAACGGGCGACGGGCTGACCCAAGAGCAGAAAGAAAAAATCCAGGTCGCCGTCGGCAATATTGCGGGCGTCAGCGAGGTGGAAAACAACATCACCGCCACTGATGCCAAAGATGAAGCCACCTACTATACGGTGAAATCAGGCGACACCCTCAGCGCCATCTCCAAAACCGTTTACGGGGATGCCAACCAGTACAACAAGATTTTTGAAGCGAACCGCCCGATGCTCTCCAGCCCGGACAAGATTTATCCCGGCCAGACGCTGCGTATTCCTAAGGCGTAACCCACACGTCGGGGGCGCGCCCCCGACCTTTTACCAGTACGGCTTCCAGCTCTGGGTGAACCGCACCAGCGCCTCAACGTAGAAGTAATCGCCCCAGCTCGCACACTCATCCACGCCTTTGTTGCTCGCCAGGTGATAGACAGCGTGCTTAAGCAGCCCGTTCCCCTTCTCGTCTTTGCCCATCAGATAGTGCTTTGTCAGTGACGACATAATCCCTTTAGCCCAGTCCAGATAACGTTCACGATCCGGATCCGTGACCGGCAACTGTTTTACCAGCTCCAGCAGCCCGCAGACGGCAATGGCCGCCGAGGAGGAATCCCGCAGCGCATCTGTCCCCAGCAGCGCCAGATCCCAGTGGCAGACATAATCCTCCGGCAGACGATTAAGAAAGTAGTTTGCCAGGCGTTTTGACAGCGCAATCATCGTCTTATCGCCGGTATAGAGATAGCTCAGCATAAAACCGTAGATCCCCCACGCCTGCCCGCGGGACCAGCAGGAGTCGTCCGCGTATCCTTGCTGCGTGTTGCCGTAACGAGGCGCGCCGGTAACCACATCCATGTAGTAGGTGTGGAACGTCGAGGCATCTTCACGAATCAGGTACCTGGCGGCCTGCATCACGTGGGCTTTTGCGGCGTCAGCAAAGCGCGCGTCGCCGGTTTGTTCCGTCGCCCAGTAGAGCAGCGGCAGATTCATGTTGCAGTCGATTATCATCCGTCCGGCCTGCTCCGGGTCTGACAGATCGCCCCAGGCCTGAATAATCTTCGCCTTCGGGTGAAAGCGCTCCAGCAGGGCTTCAGCCGCCAGCAGGGCGAACCCGCGCGCCTCGCGGTTGCCGGTCAGTCGCCAGGCCGCCACGCAGGAGAGCGTATACAGGAACCCCAAATCATGAGTGTTGGTATCATTACGCCCGGCGATGCGCAGGCCAAACGAGCGCACGTGTTTTTCAGCCATCTCGCGGAACGTTGTCTCACCGCTCATCTCCCACGCCAGCCATAGCTGACCGGTCCAGAAGCTGGTGGTCCACTCCACATTCTCCGTCAGCGGATAAACCCCGTTCTGGCAGGTTTCTGCCGGGAATCGGTCACCGAACGCCACCAAATGACGGCTAATCAGCTCAAGCACGTGGCTGCGGGCAGAGCTGAGTTCATCACGTAATGTCCGCGATTCAACGGGGACAGGAATAGCCTGCAGGTGTTCCTCTTTGATACGACTTAACATGTTTCGGGTCCTTTAAATTACCGGGATGAGGGTTCTGCTGCGTTCAGCGAGCGGGTACCGCGCCATTTGCTCTGGCAGGCGGATAACGTAAAGGCAGAGATAAACGTAAAGGTCAGCGCCGTGGCTCCCATAATGATATAGGTGTGCTCAAAGCCGATGCGGTCATACAGATAGCCGGCAGGCGAAGAGACAACCACGTTGCCCACGTAGAGCATGGCCTGATAGCCCAGCAGATACATGGTGGCGTTAACGCGTTTATCGAAATGCTCAGCAATATATTTAAAGACCGATACCAGCAGCAGACATATTTCCAGGCCATACAGCGGTTTCAGTACGGAAATTAACAGATGGGAATCGCACAGGCCGGAAATAATCAGTCGCGCACCAACCACCAGCCCGACAATTAACAGTCCACGCTTGGCACCAATACTATTCACCAACAGCGGGATCACCATATACATCACAAATTCCATACCCGACTGTACGGTTCCCAGATAACCGAACACCGCGTTACCCTGGTGAATATCATCAAAGAACGTGACGAAATAGCGTGAGAACTGCTGCTCGGCAATAAACATCATCCACGCCACGCCCGCCACATACAGGCAGAACGCCCAGAACTTGCGGTTACGCAGCAGGGCATAGACATCCGCAGGGGCGATTTTCTCTTTGGTCAGCACCTCGCTGGCGTGAGCGGAGTTAGTGTTCACTTTCAGGCTCACAAGGACGATCAGCATGATGATGGATGCGACGCTGCCCAGAATAAAGTTATACGCCGGTGAGAGATTAAACAGCAGACCGGAGAACGAGGACGCCACGGCCCAGCCAAGCGATCCCCACATGCGAATTTGCCCGAACTCCATACCGTTTAAACGGCTAAATCGGTCAGAATAGGATTCACACGCCGCCACGCCCGCGTACCAGGCAAAACTTAAATAGAGCGCGCCAATGATGATCCCCACCAGGGTATTGGACATCAGCAGCGGCTGGTAAACATAAATAAAGAACGGCGCCATCAGTGCGGACATGGCAACCACAAAATAGAGCAGGTATTTACTCATGCCGATCTTATCGAGAATATAGCCGTAGATCGGTTTAAGAATGACTGAGAAGATACCGTTGACCGCAAAGACAGTGCCAATTACCGAGCCGCTGAGATTCGCCTTTTGGCCGAGCCAGATGGCTAATAGCCCAATACTGGCGGACCAGGTAAAGAAATAGAGAAATATAAAGCTGCTGATTTTGTAATATTCGGTTCTATTCGTTGTAGATGCACTTTTCATATCATCCTCGCCGACGTGTAGGGTCAGATTTTTTATAATGTGAACGACAGCTTACGTTCGCCTCCGGGTTCGCGGATCGCGACCTGGTCAGGGGTCATCTTCAGTTCAGGTGCCAATGCCGCGGGGGGTTTCTCGCTGGCCACGACGGCGCAACAGAGCCAGCTCTCTCCCTGAGGGAGATCGGTTTTTAACAGCGGAATGGATGCGCATTCCGGGAACATAATGTTGCTGTTCGGCGGCGTGACGATGCTGTCTGGCTCCCGGGCAATGACCGGGGAGAGATCGACAATCATGCTGCTGCCGTTGCTGGCCGTCAGGTAACAGCCACGCTCATGAATGTGGTGTTCGGTTTTCATCACCGCAAAACCGCCCTCCACTGCCTGAAGGGTGCGAGCGCTGTTAATGCGGTGCAGACGCACGTGCCACTCGCCAAAGGGAATTTGCCAGGTTTCGACATGGACATCATGCCAGGGTGACCAGCGTGAATAGAGGTAGTTCTCATCCACCCGCACCTCCGCGCATTCACGACGCCCGCGGAAGTAGTTATCCCCCTCCGCCAGCAGTAACATCGAGTCGCAGGCGGCATGTTTCAGGCCAAAGCGCCCCCGTTCGAGGGTGAAGCCAAAGCGGCTTGAGTACGCAAATTTGGTGTATTTGGCTTCGGTGTTGACGTAGTTATTCAGCTCAAGCTGACCGGCAGTGAGCATCGTGACGTGCTGTGAGTTATCCGCATGCATCAGGATGTGCTGCGCTGGGTGGATCACACGTTTTTCCGCCAGCGAGGGGAGCGGCTGCTCTTCTGCCTGCCAGAACGGGTGTGACTCCGGCAAGGCCAGAATCAGGTACGTTTTCAGCGCCCAGTACGGTGAGCCGGGGGCGTTATAATCCTCGCACATCACCAGGTTGGGATAAGTAAAACCGAGGGTCAAAATACCGTCGCGATCGGTCATCGGCTGCCGCTGCCACCAGCGAAGATGGCGCAGCACAATGCCCTTCACGATGCCCGGCGAGAAGACATTCAGCCCGGAAAAGGCCACGGCGCTCCAGAAAGCGACCATCGCGAAGCGATAGGTAAGGCTCCGGCCAAACGGTACCGACGCGCCGTCGGCGGCAGACCAGTAAATAAAATCTTCGGCAAACTGACGGGCACGCTCACGTAACACCTCCGCCCTTTTTTCATCACCGCTGAGGGTGGCATAAATCAGGCCGTAGAAGTGGAACGCCATTGAGATGTAGTAATCCTTCGGGCGGCCCGGACCGTCAGAATACCAGCCGTCACCCAGATAATACGCCTCCATCATCGCAAACCGACGGTCGATGGCGCGCGGATCATGCGGCAGCCCGGCACATTTGAAGCCAAGCTGCACCATAATCGCGAAGTAGTTCCAGTTGCTGTCCGGCATCTGCGCATCGGTGATCTGGTTGAGCCACGTGTGCAGGTTCATTACCTCACGTTCGCTGAAGCGGCGGGTGAGCTTATCCCCCAGCAGCGCCAGCCCCAGGCCATAAGCCGCCATCTCCACCAGACGCTGGTCGTACGGGCCGGTTTCCCCCCAATAGCCCGGGCTCTGCGGATCGGTGCCGAGCTTAATGGCGGTCAGGTACTTCTCACTAAACGGCTCGTCCCCGCCGCCCGCCATCAGCGGAAACAGCCCCCACAGCGCACGGGATAGCCCTTCCATCTGCGCAATCTCCGTGGGGTAGTGCGCACAGGTTTCTCCCAGCGAGAACCGGGAACAATCCTGCGGAAAGGACTTATCCAGCGCGCCCAGCAGGTCATGTAACGACGCCACCACCTCCTGGCGCGAAGACAATGGATTTGATTTTTTAGACATACGCTCGCCCTCGTCATCAACTGCGACGAAGGATAGTGAATCCGCAAGGGGGATAAATGTTAGCCACGTCACAGCCGTGAAGGCTAAATAAACCTCCAGTTGAGAAAATTTAAAAAGGTGGTTTATAACGAGAAGATAACGGCAGAAAATTGAGTTTTATTGCACTATGCGCGACACGCCCACCTCCGACCGGCTGGAACTGATCACCTTAAATGACACCGTCGTGTCATTCAGCCGTCTGTTTGCCAATACCGTGCGTTATCATCACTGGCATCAGTGTCTGGAGATTCTGTATGTAGAAGAAGGATTTGGCGTCGCCATTGTCGATAACCGTCACTACACCATGCGCCCCGGGCGGCTGTTTTTCTTTCCGCCGTTTACCCTGCATAAAGTGAGGGTGGATGAGCAGGCAGAAGCGATTTACCGACGTACCATTATTCATCTCGACCCTCACGCGGTGCTCACAGCCCTGCGCGATTTTCCCCACACGCAGCAGCGGCTGCAGAAACTTTCTGCCCGCGGCGCGGGAGCGTGGGTCGCCGATCTGGCGCACTGCCATCACCATGTCGATCATCTGCTCGGCTGTTACCCGTCGCCTTTAACCCGCGAGGGAATAGCCGCGCTGTTGATTGGTTTATTCGCCATGCTCCCGGACGATAATGCCCGTGCGCCGGGCAGTAGCCTTGGGCTCGCCAGCCAGGTGATGTTCTGGCTGGACGAACATTACCAGGAGAAATTTCGCCTGGATGCACTGGCAGAAACGCTGGGGAAATCCCGCAGCTACGTATCGCGAAAATTCCATGCGGAAACGGGCGAGAAGATCCATGACTATCTGAATACGTTAAGGCTGCGCAAGGCCTGCGAGCACCTGCTGCACAGCGAGGCGAGCGTACGCGAGATTGCCACGCAGGTGGGATTTTCCGACGTGACGTGGTTTATCAGCGCGTTTAAGAAGGGGATTGGCGAGACGCCGTTGCAGTACCGGAAGAACCATGCTGACCGATAAACGACGTGAGCGCCCGGCATGCTTTAACCGCTCTTCTTCCCCGGCTTTAACCCACGATGAAACTCGTTGATGCGCTTCATGGATTTGATGGTGCGCTGCGGCTCGGTGGAGGCGACGGACAAAATAATCATCTCCAGGCACAGCAGCACCGTACCGTGCAGCGGGATTTTGCCCTTTTCTCCGCCGCGCGGCACATGGATCACCACGCTGGCCTCTTTGCTGAAGCGTGAGTCCAGGGCGTTGGTCAGCAAAATCGTCGGGATCCCCAGACGTTTGGCTTCCCGCAGCGTGGTTTGTCCTTCCCGGTGTGCAGATTTTTGCGCCATCATCACCAGCACATCGCCGCGCTGGAGCGCAATCAGCTGTTCGGCAAGACCTATCCCGGTGCGGTTGAGCGGCATGGCGGGGAGCCCCATCCGGCTGAATAATCTGGCGGTGTACTCGGCCAGAATGCCGGAGGCACCAATGCCGAAGATCGCCACCTGCCTGGCCTGTGCCAGCAGCGACACCGCCTGCGCCATCGCATAACGGTTGTGCGGTTGCGACAAGACCTCACAGGTGTGCTGATGCCCTTCCAGCACAAAATCGATGCTCGCGTTGACGTCGCTGGTGAGCGTGTTAACCGTCGAGGAGATCTTTTCGCTGGACGTCACCACCGGACCAAACCACTGCTCCAGCGTCTGCTTCAGATCGCGCAGCCCGGCAAAACCCAGCGCCTGGATCGCGCGCACCACGGTGGCGTCCGAGGTTTTTAGCAGCGTGGCGATCTCCATTGCCGTCTGCTCCATCACCGCTTCCCGGTTCTCGTTGATGTAGCGCGCCACCTGCAGCAGACGCGGCGTCAGGTGATGCGCACGTGCGCGAAAGCGCTCCCCGTAAACATCCACGCGCCCTTTCTCTTTACGGATCACGGTGATACCTCCGGCAATGGCCGCCCGGCAATCTGCGACTGTACCTGCGCGGCCATCAGCCCTAAAGAGGCGAAGGAGTTCGAAATGGCCTCTTCGCGTGAAATCAGCACGTAGTGGCCGGTCCGACAGGCGTTCAGGAACTGGCACCAGCCCGGCATCACCGCCTCCATCGCCGCCAGCTCGTCCTGCGGTTTACCCCCGGTGTCGCCGCGCCAGGTGGCAAAGACAAAATCGGCGTCCAGCTCCGGCAGACGTTCGGCGCTGACGTCAATCCGTCCCCCTTCCGGGATATTCTCAATCAGCGGCGGGAAGGTAAATCCGGCGTCACGCAGCACGCGGCCTAAAGAGTGGTAGCTGTGCATGGCATTGATTTTTCCCTGGTTAGCCTGAATCACCGACACGGTGATTTTGCGCGTATCGATGGTCGCCTTCAGCGCCTTGATTTGTTCCTGATAGCGGCGCTCCAGGATTTTCAGCCGCGCCTGCGTACCGGTGAGCTGCGCCAGCTTGCGGTAGATCTCCGGTGCACCGCCGTCGAGATGGTCGATACTCACCGTCGGGGCAATCTTCTCCAGCTGTTCCACCGGCGTGTTGCGGGTCGGCTCGGTGATGATCAGATCGGGTTTGGCGGCGGCAATGGCTTCAATGTCGATATCCGCCGTGCCGATGAATTTGATGTCGGAATTATCGAAATCCACCCCCGTCAGCATGCCGCTGGCGCGCAGAAAATGGCTGCCGTCCGGGCGCGTGCGGCCGTGGCTGGCGACGGGCGGTACGCCAAGCTCAATCAGTGGAATGGTGATATCCAGGTCGTGCAGCGAGACGATCCGCTTCGGGTGAAGCGGCACCTCCACCTTACGCCCGAGATCGTCAGTGAACGTCTGCGTCGGCTCTGCCGCACCCACCGCAAACCCTATCAGCAACAGCATCGAAACAAATACGCGCATCATAGTCCTCTAAAATCTGTCCCGACGCTGCCAGAGCAGCAGCAGGAAAAACGGTCCGCCAATCAGTGAAATCACAATCCCCGCCGGTAACTGCAACGGCAGGAATGCCAGCCGCCCGACGGTATCCGCCAGCAGCACCAGCAGCGCCCCCAGCACGGCACTGCCCATCAACAACGCGGTTTGCCCACCGCGCATCACCAGACGCGCCATATGCGGCGCAATCAGCCCCACAAAACCAATACTCCCCACGCAGGAGACACAGGCCGCCGTTAACACCACCGGCGCGAGAACGCGCAGTAGCGCTAATCGTGCGGTGCGAACCCCGAGCCCCGTTGCGGCGTGGTTACCCAGCAATGCCACGTCAGCCGCGCGGGCAGTAAAGAGCAGCAGCGCAAACGCCGGGGCCGCCCAGGCTGCGGCGATACCGACCAGCGTCCAGTTTGCCGCGTGCAGGCTCCCTGCCAGCCACAGCATCGCCGTCTGCACATCGCGCACGTCGGCGGTGGTCATAAAGATCCCCATTGCCGCAGAGAAGGCCCATGACACGCCAATCCCAATCAGAATAAAACGCGGACGCGAGATATCGCGGGCCAGCGCCACCACCAGCAGCGCGGTAATGAGACCACCGGCCATCCCGACCAGCGGACGCCAGGCCAGCCCCAGCGCAGGGAACTGAAAAATCAGCAGCAGTACCGCCGCGCTGCAGCCCTCTTTCACACCAATAAGCCCCGGATCGGCCAGGCCATTGCGGGTGATGGACTGCATCGCCGCTCCCGCCATGCCCAGCATCGCGCCGCTTAAAAATGGCCATCAGCAGCCGTGGCAGGCGGATATCCATCACGATATAGCGCGCATCGGCCTCCAGGGGTTCTCCGGAGAACAGCGCGCGCCCGATGGCGGAAGTGGGAATGGGAAGCGAACCGTGCGTCAGGCCAAACCCCAGCAGGAGAATGCCCATTAGAGCGATAAGCGTAACGCGCACCACTGCCGCCGGGCGTACCTGCCCGGAAAACGGCCCGACACGCCATGCACGCAGCCCGGCCCGGCTCATTTGAACATCCTCGATGCCATCAGGATAAAGAGAGGAGCCCCCACCAGCGCGGTCATGATCCCGGTCGCCAGCTCATACGGCGTAAACAGCGTACGGGCCGCGATATCCGCCAGCAGTAACACCAGCGCCCCGCACAGGGCAGAAAGCGGCACCATCACGCGTAAGTCCACCGACACCAGACGGCGGATCAGCTGTGGCACGACCAGGCCAATAAAACCAATTGGTCCGGCAATGGAGACGGCTGCGCCGCAAAGCAGCGCAATCGCCAGCAGAGCCAAAAGCCGAGTTTTGAGCAGCGACACGCCCAGCCCCTGCGCCATCCGGTCGCCCAGAGCCAGCATATTGAGCGACGGCGACAGCCAGAGCGCCAGAGCGAACCCCACAGCGGCAACCCAGGATGCGCTGCGAACGATCTCCGCCTTAAGGCCGGCAAGATCTCCCGCCAGCCAGGTGCGCATGGCAAGCAGCGTCTGTTCATCCAGAATCAGCACCGTGGCGGTAATCGACGACGCAAACGCCGACATCGCCACGCCGCATAAGGTAATTTTCATTGGCGTGAGGCCGGTTCGCCCTAAAGAGGAGAACGTCAGCACCAGCATAAACAGCGCGGCGGCACCGACAGCGGCAATCAGCGGGCGGCCAAACGGCAAGATAAACCCAAGCGCGCTGGTCAGCACCACGGCCAGCGCCGCCCCCGCGTTAAGCCCCAGAATATGCGGCTCGCCCAGCGGGTTACGGATCACCGACTGTAACAACACGCCCGCCACGCCCAGCGCCGCCCCGGTGACCATGGCGGCAGCCAGCCGTATCAGGCGTAATCTGACAATCACGTTGTGATCGAAATTGCGCGGGTCGAAATGAAGCAAGGCCTGCACCACCGTCTGGGGAGCAATGACACGCGCACCGATACCCAGGTGGGCAATCGCGCCCATCACCAGCAGCAAGGCAAACAGCAGGAAAGCCAGTGACGTTCGCATCATGATTTTTCCGCCGCCTGGCGGAATGGCATAAAGAACGGCTTACCGGTCAGCGGATTAACCGACATATGGACATCGACATCAAACACCGCTTTGATGAGTTCCGGCGTGCAGACGTCGCCTTCATGCAATACCCCCTCGACTTTGCCCTGGCGTAAAAAGACCAGGGAATCGCCATAGTTGACGGCGAAGTTGAGATCGTGGAGCACCACCACCACCGTACGGCCATGCTGGCGGGTCAGGGTATGCAGCAACTCGAGGATCTCCACCTGATAGCGGAGATCGAGAAAGGTTGTCGGTTCATCCAGCAGGATATAGGGCGTTTGCTGCGCCAGGGCCATTGCGATCCAGCAGCGCTGGCGCTGGCCGCCGGAGAGGCTTTCGACGGGCTGATGTGCAAACTCTGCCGTACCGGTCAGGTGCAGAGCCTCTTCAACGGCCTGCTCGTCTTCATCGCTCCACTGGCGCATAAAATTTTGCCAGGGAAAACGGCCGCGTGATATCAGCTCAAACACGGTCAGCCCTTCCGGCAGCAGCGGAGATTGCGGCAGGATCCCCAGCTGGCGGGCTACCGCTCTGGTTGGTTGCTCGTGAATGGCTTTGCCATCAAGCAGTGCGGCCCCGCCAAGTGGTTGCAGCAGACGCGCGATAGTGCTCAGCAGCGTGGATTTTCCACAGCCGTTCGCCCCTACCAGCACGGTCATTTTCTGCCGGGGGATCGCAAGGGAGATATCATCGACGATGATTTTTTTCTGGTAGCCCGCGGAGAGGTTCTCCAGAACCAGCCCCGGTTTATGGGTGTTGTGCGCCACGTGAATGCCAACTTAATAAAAAACGAACAAATAAAAATAAAACTCATTCTCTTTTGAGAGTTTGCCGCTGCGCCATGTAGTAGTCAAGGGGATAAACACCCTGATAAAGCCAGGGTTAAATAACAGGTACTACAGCAGCGGTGTTATTTTTTTAATAAATATTTTCAACAAGTTATATGCGCTTCGTTTGTCTCAAAACGGGAGAGTTCAGGCTGTAGCCGATTTTTGCTTTTTTCCATTTACTACTACATTGCCGCATGATTGAATGATTCTCAATTACATGTTCGATGCCACACGGCTAACGAGCAGACAATTAAGGGCAATGACTCATACATTCTTCCGCGCCCTTCATGCGCGGGATCTTTTGGGAAAACAGATGTAATGGCTACGTTCACACCTTCTCTCTCTGGGGTAAAAGGGCGCGCGCTCTTTTCACTGCTGTTTATGGCACCGCTGGTGCAGGCGGCCGACACCGCAACGGCTAACGACGGCGAAACGCTGACCGTCACCGCCGATCCCCATGCCGTGGCTGAGGCCACAACCGGCTATCAGCCGCTTAACACCTCCACCGCCACGCTAACCAACATGCCGATGCTGGATATTCCGCAGGTGGTGAATACCGTCAGTGATAAAGTGCTGGAAGATCAGCACGCTACTTCGCTTGATGAAGCCCTTTATAACGTCAGCAACGTGGTGCAGACCAACACCCTGGGCGGTACGCAGGATGCGTTTGTGCGCCGGGGATTTGGCGCGAACCGCGACGGGTCAATAATGACCAACGGTCTGCGCACGGTGCTGCCGCGCAGCTTTAATGCCGCGACCGAGCGCGTGGAGGTGCTGAAAGGGCCGGCCTCGACGCTGTATGGCATTCTCGATCCTGGCGGCCTGATCAACGTGGTTACCAAACGCCCGGAAACCCGCTTCGGCGGCTCAATTTCCGCTACCTCCTCAAGCTTTGGCGGCGGCACCGGGCAGATTGATGTCACCGGCCCGATTGACGGCACGCGGCTGGCGTATCGCCTGACGGGCGAGTATCAGGATGAAGATTACTGGCGTAATTTTGGCAACGAGCGCAGCACCTTTATCGCCCCGTCGTTGACCTGGTTTGGTGATGATGCCACCGTGACCGTGCTCTATTCACATCGCGACTATAAAACGCCGTTCGATCGAGGAACCATTTTCGATCTCAGCACCAAACAACCGGTAAACGTAGATCGTAAAACCCGCTTTGACGAGCCGTTTAACGTTACCGACGGGCAGTCCGATCTGGCGCAGCTTAACGCCGAATACCGTCTTAACAGCCAGTGGACCGCAAAGTTTGACTACAGCTTTAGCCAGGATAAATACAGTGATAACCAGGCGCGCGTGATGGCCTATGACGCCAAAACGGGTAACCTGACCCGCCGCGTGGATGCCACCCAGGGCTCGACTCAGCGTATGCACAGTACGCGTGCGGATCTGCAGGGGAACGTAGATATCGCGGGCTTTTACAATGAGATCCTGACCGGTGTGTCGTATGAGAATTACGATCTGCTGCGTACGGACATGATGCGCTGTAAGAACGTTAAAGATTTCAATATCTACCATCCGACCTACGGCAATCTCAGCA is a window encoding:
- a CDS encoding ABC transporter ATP-binding protein, translating into MAHNTHKPGLVLENLSAGYQKKIIVDDISLAIPRQKMTVLVGANGCGKSTLLSTIARLLQPLGGAALLDGKAIHEQPTRAVARQLGILPQSPLLPEGLTVFELISRGRFPWQNFMRQWSDEDEQAVEEALHLTGTAEFAHQPVESLSGGQRQRCWIAMALAQQTPYILLDEPTTFLDLRYQVEILELLHTLTRQHGRTVVVVLHDLNFAVNYGDSLVFLRQGKVEGVLHEGDVCTPELIKAVFDVDVHMSVNPLTGKPFFMPFRQAAEKS
- a CDS encoding TonB-dependent siderophore receptor, with amino-acid sequence MATFTPSLSGVKGRALFSLLFMAPLVQAADTATANDGETLTVTADPHAVAEATTGYQPLNTSTATLTNMPMLDIPQVVNTVSDKVLEDQHATSLDEALYNVSNVVQTNTLGGTQDAFVRRGFGANRDGSIMTNGLRTVLPRSFNAATERVEVLKGPASTLYGILDPGGLINVVTKRPETRFGGSISATSSSFGGGTGQIDVTGPIDGTRLAYRLTGEYQDEDYWRNFGNERSTFIAPSLTWFGDDATVTVLYSHRDYKTPFDRGTIFDLSTKQPVNVDRKTRFDEPFNVTDGQSDLAQLNAEYRLNSQWTAKFDYSFSQDKYSDNQARVMAYDAKTGNLTRRVDATQGSTQRMHSTRADLQGNVDIAGFYNEILTGVSYENYDLLRTDMMRCKNVKDFNIYHPTYGNLSKCTTVSAADSDQTLKQESYSAYAQDALYLTDKWIAVAGLRYQYYTQYAGKGRPFNVNTDSRDEQWTPKLGLVYKLTPSVSLFANYSQTFMPQSSIASYIGDLPPETSNAYEVGAKFDLFDGITANIALFDIHKRNVLYNESVGGETIAKTAGRVRSQGVEVDLAGSLTENTNIIASYGYTDAKVLEDPGYAGKPLPNVPRHTGSLFLTYDIHNAIGGNTLTLGGGGHGVSRRSATNGADYYLPGYFVADAFVAYKMKLQYPVTLQVNVKNLFDKTYYTSSIATNNLGNQIGDPREVQFTVKMAF